In the Sarcophilus harrisii chromosome 3, mSarHar1.11, whole genome shotgun sequence genome, one interval contains:
- the KBTBD7 gene encoding kelch repeat and BTB domain-containing protein 7, translating to MPCASQRHLGTVVSRGPPPSPGQQLQLSLPAAAEKPRPRPGARASATATTQSREEPPRPRRLPNPRGGRRPRKMAGPSVSSFFSGPEELEDTAHAPALLAQLKSFYDARLLCDVTIEVAAPGGGPGAGRLFACNRNVLAAACPYFKSMFTGGLFESQQPRVTMHDVDAESLALLLDYCYTGRVSVSETNVQRLYAAADMLQLEYVREACAAFLARRLDVANCASILKFADAFDHPQLRAKALAFVARNFSQLSGAPRPGGEESLAELSLAQLQEVLRLDSLDVDSERVVCAVAVQWLEASPLERGPSAPDVLRCVRWLHFGDRDRAYLEGLRAKPFIKRYCPGLIEAALRTRYGDAMLKTPQAALPAPGGPAGPAAESPARRIGMMAKEMVIFFGHPKDPFLCYDPYSGDIYTMPSPLTSLAHSKTITSSAVCVSPDNDIYLAAQPKKQLWVYNPAQNSWQQLADRLMCREGMDLAYLNGYIYILGGRDPVTGVKLKEVECYSIQRNQWVLVAPVPHSFYSFELIMVHDYLYAVNNKRMLCYDPSRNQWLNCASLKRSDFQEACVFNEEIYCICDIPVMKVYNPARGEWRRISNIPLDADTHNYQIVRHGQKLLLITSTTPQWKKNRVTVHEYEPSDDRWINIGTMLGLLQYDSGFICLSARVYPSCLEPGQSFITEEDDVRSESSADWDLEGLSELDSESGSSSSFSEDEVWVQVAPRGNAFMQQGSF from the exons ATGCCTTGCGCCTCCCAGAGGCACCTGGGAACTGTAGTCTCCCGGGGGCCGCCCCCGTCACCAGGACAGCAGCTGCAGCTTTCTCTGCCCGCTGCTGCCGAGA AACCCCGGCCCCGGCCCGGCGCCCGCGCCTCCGCCACCGCCACCACGCAGTCCCGGGAAGAGCCTCCACGCCCCCGCCGCCTGCCCAACCCCCGGGGGGGAAGGCGGCCCAGGAAGATGGCCGGACCTTCGGTCTCGTCCTTCTTCTCCGGACCCGAGGAGCTGGAGGACACGGCCCACGCCCCGGCCCTGCTGGCCCAGCTCAAGTCTTTCTATGATGCCCGGCTGCTGTGCGATGTAACTATCGAGGTGGCGGCTCCCGGCGGGGGGCCTGGCGCGGGCCGGCTTTTCGCGTGCAATCGCAACGTGCTGGCAGCCGCGTGCCCCTACTTCAAGAGCATGTTCACGGGGGGTCTGTTCGAGAGCCAGCAGCCCCGCGTGACCATGCACGACGTGGACGCCGAGTCGCTGGCGCTGCTGCTGGACTACTGCTACACGGGCCGCGTGTCGGTGAGCGAGACCAACGTGCAGCGGCTCTACGCCGCCGCCGACATGCTGCAGCTGGAGTACGTGCGCGAGGCCTGCGCCGCCTTCCTCGCCCGCCGCCTGGACGTGGCCAACTGCGCCTCCATCCTCAAGTTCGCCGACGCCTTCGACCACCCGCAGCTGCGCGCCAAGGCTCTGGCCTTTGTGGCCCGTAACTTCTCCCAGCTCAGCGGGGCGCCTCGCCCCGGGGGGGAGGAGTCCCTGGCCGAGCTGAGCCTGGCCCAGCTGCAGGAGGTGCTGCGCCTGGACAGCCTGGACGTGGACAGCGAGCGCGTCGTGTGCGCCGTGGCCGTGCAGTGGCTGGAGGCCTCCCCGCTGGAGCGCGGCCCCAGCGCCCCCGACGTGCTCCGCTGCGTGCGCTGGCTCCACTTTGGGGACCGGGACAGGGCCTACCTGGAAGGCCTGCGCGCCAAGCCCTTCATCAAGCGCTACTGCCCCGGGCTCATCGAGGCCGCCCTGCGCACTCGCTATGGGGACGCGATGCTCAAGACCCCCCAGGCCGCCCTGCCGGCCCCCGGCGGCCCCGCCGGCCCCGCGGCGGAGAGCCCGGCCCGCAGGATAGGCATGATGGCCAAGGAGATGGTCATCTTCTTCGGCCACCCCAAGGACCCCTTCCTGTGTTACGACCCGTACTCGGGGGACATCTACACCATGCCGTCGCCTCTGACCAGCCTGGCCCACAGCAAGACCATCACTTCCTCCGCCGTCTGCGTGTCCCCGGACAACGACATCTACCTGGCCGCCCAGCCCAAGAAGCAGCTCTGGGTCTACAACCCCGCGCAGAACAGCTGGCAGCAGCTGGCCGACCGCCTGATGTGCAGAGAGGGCATGGACCTGGCCTACCTCAACGGCTACATTTACATCCTGGGAGGCCGCGACCCCGTGACCGGAGTGAAACTGAAGGAGGTGGAGTGCTACAGTATCCAGAGGAACCAGTGGGTTCTGGTGGCCCCCGTGCCGCACTCCTTCTATTCCTTTGAATTAATCATGGTCCACGACTATCTCTATGCTGTCAATAACAAACGGATGCTTTGCTACGACCCCAGCCGCAACCAGTGGCTCAACTGCGCCTCGCTCAAGCGCAGTGATTTCCAGGAGGCTTGCGTCTTCAACGAGGAGATCTACTGCATCTGCGACATCCCGGTCATGAAGGTCTACAACCCGGCCCGCGGCGAGTGGCGGCGCATCAGCAACATCCCCTTGGACGCGGACACCCACAACTACCAGATCGTGCGGCACGGGCAGAAGCTGCTGCTCATCACCTCCACCACCCCGCAGTGGAAGAAGAACAGGGTCACCGTGCACGAATACGAGCCCAGTGACGACCGCTGGATTAACATAGGGACTATGCTGGGACTTTTGCAGTATGACTCGGGCTTCATCTGCCTTTCTGCCCGGGTCTACCCCTCTTGTCTCGAGCCTGGACAGAGTTTCATCACGGAGGAAGACGATGTTCGCAGTGAATCCAGCGCCGACTGGGACTTAGAGGGACTCAGTGAACTGGACTCGGAGTCAGGAAGTTCCAGTTCCTTCTCAGAAGATGAAGTCTGGGTACAAGTGGCACCCAGAGGGAACGCATTTATGCAGCAGGGCTCATTTTAA